CCCAGCTCCGCAACGCGGAGAAGAACCACGAGATCGAGGCCGTCGGCGAAGAGCTTCGCGGCCTGTTCGCGTGGCAGGAGGAGGGCGAGGAGGAAGAGGAGTCGACCGAGGTGACGGCCTGATGGGCGCCCGCGGCGACGCGAACGGGGCGACGGCGACCGCACCCCGCACGGGTGATCCCCGATGAGCGAGGGGACCCTGTACGACAAGGTGTGGGACCGCCACAAGGTGACGGAGCTGCCGACCGGACAGGACCAGCTGTTCGTCGGGCTCCACCTCGTCCACGAGGTCACCAGCCCGCAGGCGTTCGGGATGCTGAAAGAGCGCGGGAAGGAGGTCGCGTTCCCGGAGCGCACGCACGCGACGGTCGACCACATCGTGCCGACCGGCAACCGCGACCGACCGTTCAAAGACGAGGCGGCCGAGACCATGATGTCGGAGCTCGAGGAGAACCTCCGCGGGTCCGGCATCGACTTCTCGGACCCCGACTCGGGGAACCAGGGGATCGTCCACGTCATCGGACCGGAGCAGGGGCTCACCCAGCCCGGCATGACGATCGTCTGCGGCGACTCACACACCTCGACGCACGGCGCGTTCGGCGCGCTGGCGTTCGGCATCGGCACCTCGCAGATTCGCGACGTGCTGGCGACGGGCTGCGTCGCCATGGAGAAACAGAAGGTCCGCCGGATCGAGGTCACCGGCGAGCTCGGCGAGGGCGTCACCGCGAAGGACATTATCCTGACGATCATCGGGAAGCTCGGGACCGACGGCGGCGTCGGCCACGTCTACGAGTACGGCGGCGAGGCCATCGAGAGTCTCGGCATGGAGGGACGGATGTCCATCTGTAACATGTCCATCGAGGGCGGCGCCCGCGCGGGGTACGTCAACCCCGACGAGACCACCTACGAGTGGCTCCGGGAGACGGACGCGTTCAAAGACGATCCGGAGAAGTTCGAGCGGCTGAAGCCCTACTGGGAGTCGATCCGGACCGACGACGACGCCGAGTACGACGACGTCGTCACCATCGACGGGTCGGCGATCGAGCCGACCGTGACGTGGGGGACCACGCCCGGACAGACCGCGGGCATCACCGAGCCGATCCCCGACCCGGACGACCTCCCCGAGGAGGACCGCGACACCGCCCGCCGCGCCCAAAAGCACATGCGCGTCGAGCCGGGCGACACGATGGAGGGGTACGAGATCGACGTGGCGTTCCTCGGATCGTGTACGAACGCGCGCCTGAAGGACCTCCGCGAGGCCGCGGCGTTCGTCGAGGGCCGCGAGGTCGACGACGACGTGCGCGCGATGGTCGTGCCCGGCAGTCAGCGCGTCCGCGACGCCGCCGAGGCGGAGGGGTTAGACGAGATCTTCACCGAGGCTGGCTTCGACTGGCGCGAGCCCGGCTGCTCGATGTGTCTCGGCATGAACGACGATCAGCTGGTGGGCGACGAGGCGAGCGCGTCCTCCTCGAACCGGAACTTCGTCGGCCGACAGGGGTCGAAAGAGGGCCGGACCGTGCTGATGAGTCCGATCATGGTCGCGGCCGCGGCGGTGACCGGCGTGGTCACCGACGTCCGCGAGATGGAGGAGGTGGCGACCGTATGAGCTCCCCCGAGTTCAGCGACGGCGAGGCGCCGGCGGAGAAGGTCACCGAGGTCAAGGGGACGGGGATCCCCGTCCGCGGGAACGACGTCGACACCGACCAGATCATCCCGGCGCGGTTCCTGAAGGTCGTCACCTTCGACGGGCTGGGGCAGTTCGCCTTCTTCGACCAGCGGTTCGACGACGACGACAACGAGAAAGAGCACCCCTTTAACGAGGAGAAGTACCAGGGCGCGAACGTCTTAGTGGTCAACGCCAACTTCGGCTGCGGCTCCTCGCGCGAGCACGCGCCGCAGGCGCTGATGCGCTGGGGGATCGACGCCGTCGTCGGCGAGTCGTTCGCGGAGATCTTCGCGGGCAACTGCCTCGCGCTCGGCATCCCGACGGTCACCGCCGACCAGGAGTCGATCGAGGCGCTCCAGGACTACGTCGAGGCGAACCCCGACGCGGAGGTCGACATCGACGTGGCCGCGGAGACGATCACGTACGACGACACCGTGATCGACGCGACGGTCCACGACGCCCAGCGGAAGGCCCTCGTCGAGGGCGTCTGGGACACCACGGCGCTGATGGGCGCGAACGCGGGCGCGGTCCGCGAGACCGCCCGGTCGCTCCCCTACGTTCCGGAAGCGGACATTCCGGGGGACGAGGCGTGAGCCACGAGGTCGCCGTCATCGAGGGCGACGGGATCGGCCGGGAGGTCGTCCCCGCGGCCCTCGAGGTGTTGGAGGCGTTCGACCTCGGCTTCGAGTTCGTCCGGGGCGAGGCCGGCGACGCGACCAAGGAGGCGACCGGCGAGGCGCTTCCGGCGGAGACGTACGAGCTCGCCGCGGGCGCGGACGCGACGCTGTTCGGCGCGGCCGGCGAGACCGCCGCCGACGTCATCCTCCCGCTCCGGGACGCCGTCGACTCGTTCGTCAACGTCCGACCGGCGAAGGCGTACCCCGGCGTCGACGCGCTCCGGCCTGAGACGGACGTCGTCTTCTTACGCGAGAACACCGAGGGCGTCTACTCGGGCCACGAGGACCGGCTCTCCGAGGACCTCTCGACGCTGACGCGGGTGGTCACCTCCTCGGCCTCCCGGGAGCTGGCGGAGTACGCCTGCGAGTTTGTCGCCGACGGGCGCGGCCCCGCCGGCGGCCCGGAGGACGGGTTCACGGTCGCGCACAAGGCGAACGTGATGCGCGAGACGGACGGCCGGTTCCGCGAGGAGATGCTCGCGGTGGCCGACGAGCGCGGCGTCGACGCCGACGAGGAGCTGATGGACGCGTTCGCGACGAAGCTCCCGCTCGACCCGACGCAGTACGGCGTGATCGTCTGTCCGAACCTCGCCGGCGACGTGCTCTCGGATTTAGCGGCCGGGCTCGTCGGCGGGCTCGGTCTGCTCCCGTCGGCGAACGTCGGCCACGACAACGCGCTGTTCGAGCCGGTCCACGGCACCGCGCCCGACATCGCCGGGCAGGGGGTCGCGAACCCGACGGCGGCGATCCTGTCGGCCGCCATGCTGCTGGAGTACCTCGGCTACGTCGAGGAGGGCGGACGGGTGCGCGACGCCGTGGAGGGCGTGCTCTCCAACGGGCCCCGCACCGGCGACCTCGGCGGCGACGCGACGACCGACGAGATTACTGCTGCGATCGTCGACCGGCTATAGTCCTGGGAGACGTAGCCCTCCGCGAGACACGCTCTCGCACGGCGACCGCGGGCGAACCACAAGAAAGGAAACCCTGCGGCCCGTCCGTGCGGCTATGAGCAACTACGAAGTCGCGATGGAAGCCGCCTGGTTGGTCCGTGACGTCGAGGAGACCGACGACGCCATCGGCGTCGCGGTCAGCGAAGCCGGAAAGCGACTCAACGAGACGGACAAGCAGTACGTCGAGGTCGAACCCGGCGTCACCGGCTGTCCGGCCTGCGGCGAGCCGTTCGACGCCGCGTTCCTCGCCGCGAACACGGCCCTCGTCGGGCTCCTCCTCGAGATCGACATCTTCAACGCCGACAGCGAGGAGCACGCGGAGCGGATCGCGAAGAGCGAGGTCGGCGGCGCGCTGCGCGACGTTCCCCTGGAAGTCATCGAGATCATCGAGACGGAGGGCGACGAGGACGACGACGGCGACGAGTAACGCCCCGCGACGAGGGGCGAGCGCCTCGGGGCCGATCGGCGCGTGCGCGACCGCCCCCGCGATATCGGTCGCCGCCGAAAGCTTTTCTAATAACCCGGAGTTATTTGGCGCATGGAACTCCCGACGCCACAGGACCTCCGCGAGCGGCGGACGACGCTGGAGCTGACCCAGAGCGAGCTGGCGGACGCCGCGGACGTCTCCCAGCCCCTGATCGCCCGGATCGAGGGCGGCGACGTCGACCCGCGGCTCTCGACGCTCCGGCGGATCGTCAACGCGCTCCAGGAGGCGGAGGGCGAGGTCGTGCGCGCGAGCGACCTGATGAACGAGACGGTGATCAGCGTCGCGCCCGACGACGCGGTGCGCGAGGCGGTCGACCTGATGGAGGAGGAGGCGTACTCGCAGCTCCCGGTCCTCCAGAACGGGGTGCCCGTCGGCTCGATCAGTCAGGGCGACGTGGTCCACGCGGGAGAAAACGTCGGCGACCACCCCGTCAGCGAGGTGATGAGCGAGTCGTTCCCCACGGTCGCGCCGAGCGCGACCGTCGACGAGGTCCGGAACCTGCTCGACCACTACAAGGCCGTGATGGTCACCGACGGCGGGGAGACGGTCGGGATCATCACCGAGGCGGACATCGCCGCGCACCTCTCGTAGCGGGCTACTCCCGCCGCCGCGTCTCGTCAGTTTCCGCCTCGCTCCGCTCCGCCTCGCGCCGCTCCGAGAGGCGCTCCCATATCTCCGTACAGCCCGCGCCGTCCTCGACGTCGGCGAGGTGACCCGAGTCGTCGGCGTCGTGCTCCTCGGCCTCCTCACCGCCGAGTTCCCCGCTCGCGTCGCCGGCCTCGGCGACGTCCGTCTCGGCCGACTCGGATCGGTCCGTCATCGATCGGGGCTACGCGCCCCTCGATCAAAAGGTGGCGTTCGCGAGTAAATCGGGCCGGTGTTCCGGTTTTCCGGCAATAATTACTTTTGTGTCGCGCGCCTACAGCTCCAGTCCGCGGATCGAGACGGTTCCCGCCTCGGCGTCGTCGCCGTCGCCTGCCGCCGTCGGGTCGGCCTCCTCCACCCGCCCGATCACGCGCCCGCCGGTCTCGGCCGCCAGCGACTCGGCCGACTCGGGATCGAGCGCGGCCACGAAGCCGGTGCCCATGTTGAACGTGCGGTACATCTCCTCGTCGGGGACGTTCCCCTCGGCCTGCACGAACTCGAAGACGGGCTGGGGGTCGAACGCGTCGTCGACGACGTACCGGTGGTCGCCGAGCCGCGTCAGGTTCGTCCAGCCGCCGCCGGTGACGTGGGCCGCGCCGCGCACCCCGCGCTCGCGCATGGGATCGAGCAGGTCGGTGTAGATCCGGGTCGGCTCCAGGAGGGCGTCGCCGACCGTCTCGTACCCCTCGAACGGGCAGGGGTCCGCGTACGCGTGGTCTCGGGTGGCCGCCTCGCGGGCGAGCGTGAGCCCGTTCGAGTGGATCCCCGAGGAGCGCCAGCCGACCAGCGCGTCGCCCGGTTCGGCCGCGCCGTCGAAGACGGCGTCTTTGGCGGCGAGGCCGGCGCAGGTGCCCGCCAGATCGAGCCCGTTGATGACGTCCGGCATCACCGCCGTCTCGCCGCCGACGAGCTCCATGTCGGCGAGCTCGGCGCCGCGGGCGAGCCCGTCGCCGACCTGTTCGGCGAACCGCTCGTCGGGCTCGTCGACCGCGAGGTAGTCGACGAAGGCGACGGGGCGGACCCCGGCGGCGACGAGGTCGTTGACGTTCATCGCGATGCAGTCGATGCCGACCGTCGAGTAGTCGCCGAGCGCCTCTGCGACGAGCAGTTTCGTCCCGACGCCGTCGGTCGCGAGCGCGAGGTACCGGTCGCCGATGTCGAGGAGGCCGGCGTAGTCGCCCTCGGCCTCGCCGACCGCGCCGATCAGCGCCGCGGTCGCCGCCTCGCTCGCGTCGATGTCGACGCCCGCGTCGGCGTAGGTGAGTTCGTCGCCGCCCTCGCTCGCCGCTCCATCGTCGCTCTCCCCCGTCTCGCCGCCGTCGCCCTCGGTCATGTGTGTCGAGGGACGCCCGCGGAGCAAAAGCGCACCGTTCCCGCCGGGCGGTCGAGGGCGGACCGACGGCGACTCAGAACGGCCCGCCGAAGCCGAGCCCGCCCACGAAGACGAGCCCGACCGTGAGAACCACGGAGACGACGAAGAAGCCGGCCCACGCCGCCTTGCTCCAGTCGAACACGGTCTTCCCGTCGAGCGGGCCGTACGGGATCAGGTTGAAGGCGGCGAGGAAGACGTTGATCGCGATCCCGCGGGAGCCGATCAGGGTGATCACGGGGCTACCGACGACCGGACCGAGCAGGAGCGCCGGGAGGAAGACGACGGTGAGAAGCAGGTTGACGACCGGCCCGGCGAGCGCGATGTGGCCGTGTTCCCGCGGGGTCAGCCGACCGCGGTGATGGACCGCGCCGGGCGCGGCGAAGATGAAGCCGAGCAGCGAGCTCATCACGGCCAGGAACAGCATGCTGTTGTCGGCCCGGAACTCGGCCACCTGGTCGTACCGGACCGCGACGACCTTGTGCGCGATCTCGTGGAGGAGGAACGCCACCCCGGCGGTGAGCAGGCCGACGAGCAGCGGCGGGATCACCCCCGCCGCGAGCAGCCGGTCGAAGCCGGCGGTGCCGTTGACGAAGAAGAACGTGAACGCGACGCCGAGCGCGAGCCACGCCACGAGCAGGTCGCGCAGCTCCGTGCCGCTGAAGTAGAGGCCGGCGATCCGGCGCCCTTTGAACGCCGAGCTCACGCTCGTCCCCCGCGCGTGTGTCGGGTCACGCGCCACCCCCGCCCGTGAGGGCGTTCCGGATCAGCTCCGCGCCGGCGTACGCGCCGTCGATCAGGAGCCGCCCCACCTCGTCGACGCCGCCGACTTCGGCGCCGAACATCGCCGGGATCACGTAGACGGCGAACAGGAAGCTCGCGACGATGCTGCCGACGTTCGTCATCGCGACGACGACGATGAGCTTGAACAGGGGGACGTCGAGCATCCGGGAGACCAGCGCGGAGGGCGACAGCGTCTCGTCCGAGAGCAGCTCGTTGAGCGTGCCGATGTCGCCGACGTTCACGGTGATGTGTCGGAGCTCGACGTAGCCGGTGAACCAGCCGGGCGCGAGCACCGGGTTGATCGAGGTCATCCACGCGACGGCGCCGCCGACGCCCGCGGAGGTCCACCGCGCGCCGGCGACCTTCGCGAACGCGAACGCGAAGACCCCGTTGATGAGGAACCACGCGCCGAACACCCGGAGCAGGAACGCGTTCTCGACGCCCGCCAGCGCGAGCAGGACGAAGAATCCGACGAAGCCGACGGTGATCGCGTAGCCGATCGCCTTCTTCCACGGCAGCCCGCCGCCGCCCCGCTCGCGGCCGACGAGGCTCTCCATGGGGGGAAGCGTCTCGGGGGCGGCGAGGTACCCCTCGATCCCCTCGCGGTGGCCCGCGCCGACGACGGCGACGACGTCCCTGCCGGCCTCTCGGAGTGCGACGAGGCGGTGGGCGATGAACGCGTCCCGCTCGTCGATGAGCGCCTCGGCGCCGCCCGGCGAGAACTGGCGGAACTCCTCCATCATCATCGTCACCACGTCGGTGTCGGTGAGCTCCTCGACGCCGAGCTCCTCGATGCCGCCGTGCTCCGGCTCTCCCCCGCCGTCGACCAGTCCGAGCAGCGCCGCCACGACGACGCCGAGCGTCAGACCGAGCGAGATCCCGAGGCCGAGACTGCCGATCGCCGTCACGGCGAAGCCGCCGAGGTACGTCGAGACGAGCCCGTTCGCGACGCCGGAGGCCGCCGCGGCGACCCCGGCGGCGACGCCGAGCCCGCTCGCCGCGTAGAGCCGGCCGTCCGGCGAGAGCGCGAGCTTCCCGACCTGATCGACGGCGATCCCGACCGCGACGGCGACCAACACGCCGCCGGTCACGCTGGTCAGCAGGGCGGTGGTCACGCCGAAGGCCCCGCCGAACAGGCCGATCGCCGGCCCCGCGAGGATCCCGACGAACAGCCCCGCGAGCACGCCGACGACCCGCGAGTCGGTGACGCCGAACGCGAGCCCGCCGACCATCCGGAGCTTCTCCGTGACCGTCATCCGTGCCCAGAAGCGCTGGATCGTCGTCTGGATGTCCCGGTCGACGAGGGCGACGTCGATCCCGAGCCCCTCGGCGACGTCGATGGCCGCGCGCATGTCCGCGCCCGGCTCGATGTCGAAGCGCTCGCCGAGCTGGGTCTGGACGTACGACAGCATCCAGTACGCGAGGAACTGGAAGACGGTGTTCCCGCGCAGGAGGTCGCTCGCGTCGAGGTCGTCGGGGGTCTCGCCCTGCAGCTGGCGGTATCGGCCCTCGTCGAGCTCGACGGCGACGACATCGGGGCGCTCGCGCTCGATCGCCTCCTCGACCTCGTCGACCGAGCGCTCGGAGACGTGCGCGGTGCCGACGACGGTCACGGAGCCGGGCGCGTCCCCGTCGCCGTCGCTCCCGGCGGATCCGACGCCCTCGTCGGGGTCCGACGTCGCCGCGGGGTCGCTCGCCGTCGGGGGCGCGGACGCGCCGTCGGAGCCCCCTGGCGTCTCTGTCATTGCCGGGACGTACCCCCTCGCCGCGTTTAGGGTTTGTGAGTCGATATCGGGCCGACGAGGTCGTAATCGATCCAACAAATTTGTATCCTCACGGCGCGGAGAGGCGATCATGTCGCGGCTGTTGCCCTCCCTGCCCGACGCGACTCCCGAGGACCGGGAGCCGCGGGTCGTGGGCGTCGACGACGAGGACGCGGACGACCTCATCGCGGCGCTCGGCTCCGAGACCGCCCGCGAGATCCTCACCCGCCTCCACGACGAGCCGGCGACCAAGTCGGAGCTCGCGGCCGAGGTCGACACGTCCCTCCAGAACGTGCAGTACCACCTCGCGAAGCTCGACGGGGCCGACCTCGTCGACGTCGTCGACACGACCTACTCCGAGAAGGGCCGCGAGATGGACGTGTACGCCGCCGCCGACGAGCCGCTCGTGCTGTTCGCCGGCGGCGAGGAGGAGTCGGCCGGGATCAAGAGCGCGCTGATGCGGCTGCTCGGCGGGTACGCGCTCATCGCGGCGACGGCCGCCGTCGCCCAGCGCCTCCTCTCGGTGGCGGGGCCGACGGCCCGCGTGACGACGACGACCGGAGACGGGGGCGGAGACGCCGGCGTCACCGCGGAGCAGTCCGGGGGTGACGGCGGGGGAGCCGACGCCGCCGCCGACGGCGGCGACGCGGCGGTCGACGGCACGGTCGAGTACGTCGTCGACCCGCTCGCCGACTACGCCGTCTCGCTGCTCGAACCGGGCGTCGTCTTCTTCATCGGCGCGGCGCTCGTGTTCACGGTCGCGTGGGCGTACTGGTACCGGACAGCCCGGACCTGAAGGCCGCCCGCGCGGGCGGAAGCGCCGCGCCCGTGGGACAGCTATTCATGCCGCCGCCACCACGGTCCGGTATGGAACACGAAGCCGAGGTCGTCGGGGTCGGAGCGGGCTCCGCGCCGGGCGGCGACGTGCCGGCGGTCATCCTCTCGGTCCGAGACGAGTACGTCCCGATCTTCGTCAGCGCCGACCAGGCGCAGTCGATCGGATTGGCGTTGGAGGGCGAGCCGTTCGACCGGCCGCTGACGCACGACCTGCTCGTCGACATCCTCACCGAGTTCGGCGGGGCGATCGACCGCGTCAGGGTCGACGACCTCCGCGACGGCACCTTCTACGCGAAGGTCGACGCGGAGCGGTACGAGAACGGCGAGCCGGAGCGGTTCGTCTTCGACGCGCGCCCCTCCGACGCGCTCGCGCTCGCCGTCCGGGTCGACTGCCCCGTCGTCGTCTCCGACGCGGTGATCGACGAGGCCGGCCGCTCCCCGGACTCCGTCCGCTTCGACGACGACCCGCCGGAGGGCTCCTGACCGCGGGGCGCGCGCCGGCCGTGGGACGCACACCGACGGTGGGACCCCGCTCCGCCGGCCCGAGAGCCGGAGGTTCAAGTCGCCCGCCTCCCCACCGCCGGTATGGACGAGACGGCGACCGTCGCGGAATCGCACACGGAGATGACCGAGATGCTGCTGCCGAACGACACGAACAACCTCGGGCGGGCGCTCGGGGGCGCCGTCCTCCACTGGATGGACATCTGCGGCGCCATCGCCGGGATGCGCTTCTCGAACCGGCAGGTGGTCACCGCCTCGATGGACCACGTCGACTTCATCTCCTCCATCGAGATGGGCGAGGTCGCCGTCATCGAGGGGTACGTGTTCAACGTCGGGCGCACGAGCCTCGACGTGAAGGTCGACGTGCGCGCGGAGAACCCGAGGACCGACGAACAGCGCCGCACGACGACCTCCTACTTCACGTTCGTCGCGCTCGACGACGAGGGGTCCCCCGCGAGCGTCCCGGAGCTGACCTGTCCGACGCCGGAAGAGGAGGCGCTGCGGGAGGAGGCGATCGAGGGCCGGCGCGAACAGCTCACCGACATCGTCGAGCGGTACGACCTCTGACCGACGCCCCCTACTCGCCGGCGACGACGTCGACCCGCGCCGTGTGCGACGAACCGAGCCCCTCGTGGGCTGCGACCGCCGCCTCGTGCGCACCCCTGACTCGCGAGGCGAACGCGCCGAGCGACTCTCCCTCCTCGGTGGCGGCGAGGTGGCTCGGGCAGCCGCAGTCGGACGCGCCGAACCCGTCGACCGGCCCCGCCCGGAGGCGCTCGGCGACCGCGCACTCGACGTCGGCGCCGACGCTCCGGACGACGCGGTCGATCCGGGCGTCCGGGTGACCGAGGAGGTGATCGACGTGCCAGTGGCGGACGTCGTGTTCGCCGCGCGCGGTCCGGCGGTGACGGTCGACGCGCGCGAACCCGCCCGCGCCGAGCGCGCTGCCGGTGTACGCGTAGACGCCCCCGTCGAAGCGGGCCTCGCCGAGCGCGCCGACCTCGATTACGGCGGGATCAGCGAGCTCCACGAGGAGGGTGTAGGTGCCGCCGTCGTCGGGATCGGGAGCCCCGGCCCCGCTCACGACAGCGCCTCCGGCGGGTCGCTCGCGGCGGGGCGGAGGTCGTCGACGAGGTCGCGCGCGTCGTCGGTGAGCCGGTACGTCTCGTGGACGTCGGCGGGGTCGCGGCCGCGGCCCGACAGCGTCCCGACGACGTCGGCGATCCGGTCGTAGTTGTCGCGGACGAGCCCGCCGACGATCCCCGGGGTGCCGGCGCGGTCGGCGAGCTCCTCGGCGGCCGAGCGCCCGGCGTACACCCGGCGCTCGCGGGGGTCGACGAGCACCATCGCGAACGGGCGCGAGCCGAACTGCGCGTCGAGGAACGGGCCGACCGGGTCGGCCTCCCACGGCACCGCGACGACGCCGTCCAGCCGGCGGAGCGCGAGGGCCGCGACCGAGCAGTACGGACAGTCGCCGTCGAAGATCAGCACCGGCGCGTCCGAGTCGTGACTCATGAGGATCGATACGTCCCGCGGCGGCTTAAGCGGCCGGCCGCCGGGGAAAACGAGGGCGAAAGACGCCGCCGCGTCTCAGTGCGAGTGACCGAGCGCGTCCTCGAGCGACTGCCCGAACCGCTCCTCGAACAGCTCCGCGGCCGTCTCGTTCATCTCCGCGATGTCCTCCGGCACGTCGCCCTCGCTGTGGTGGACGATGACGTGCGCCTGCTGGGCCATCGCCTGTACCACGACGTCGCTGACGACGCGGGTGGGCTGTTCGCCCTGCTCGCTGAGCACGTCGACGAGACCGGCGGGCAGTTCGAACGACTCCTCGTCACCGTCGGGACCGGTGATCGTGTAGGTTTCCGTCTCTCCCATACGTCTCGGTCGCGGTCGGGACATAAGGGTCTGTGGAAAGCGCGCGCGGCTGACGCACGCGCGTCCCGAACACCGGAGCGCCGGGTCTTCCCGCCTTTCCCGCCCCGGGGCTACCCGTGCGCCGAGATGGCCTTCACCGAGAAGCCGGAGAGGGCGATGCTCGCGAGGTACACCGCGATCGCGGTGACCACGATCGAGCCGCCGGACGGGAGCCCGAGCCCGATCGAGACGGCGAAGCCGCCGAGCACCGACAGCTGGCCGAAGATGACGCCGAGGTACGTCGTCTCGCGGAAGCTCCGGGCGACCTGCGAGGCGGCCGCGACGGGGACGACTAACATCGCGGCCACGAGGATGACGCCGAGCACCTGCATCGCGCCGACCACGACGACCGCGGTCAACACCACGAGCAGCGTGTTGTAGCCGGTGACGTTGAGCTGGGCGACCCGCGCCGCCTGCTCGTCGAAGGTGATGAAGAGGAGCTGCTTGTACGTCAGCGCCACGCCGGCGACGACGACGAGAGAGAGCGCGCCCATCAGCCGCGCGCCCTCGGCCGTGACGACCGCGAGGTTCCCGAACAGGTACCCCTCGATGTTGATCGCGGTCAGCCCGCGACCGTAGCTGACGATGAGGGTGCCGACCGCGAAGCTCCCGCTGAGCATGATCGCGATCGGCACGTCCCCGTAGGCGTCGGTGCGCTCGGTGAGCCACTGGACCGCGAGTGCCCCCGCGATCGCGACGGCGAGCGCGACGAGCAGCAGCGAGCTCCCCCACCCGGTCGAGGCGTCGACGAGGATCCCGATCGCGACCCCCGCGAACGCCGTGTGCGCCAGCGTCTCGCCGATCAGCGCCATCTCCCGGTGGACGAGGAACGACCCGACGAGCGGGGCGACGACGCCGACGAGCACGCCGACCGCCATCGACTGCCACATGATCGGGTGCCGGAACACGTTCGTCCCGAACGCGGCGTCCATACCGCGCCCGAACGCGCGGAACCCGGCGTACAGGTCGCTCGCGACCGGGAGGTCCTGCGCCCAGTACAGCAGGAGGAACCCGAGCATCCCGACCGCGACGACCGCCGTGAGGCCGAGCGCGGCGAGCTCGGCGGTCCGTCGAAGCCCGCGTTCGGGCCTCGCGTCCGCGGTCGGGTTCGCCTCCCCCTCGCCGTCCGCGGTCTCGGTCCCGCTCATCAGTGGTGGTGGTGGACGACCTGTCCGGTCGCGCCGTACGCCTCCGAGAGGGCGTCGCTCTCGACGAACGACTCGGTGTCGCCGTGGTGGTACAGCTCGGTGTTGATGCAGGCGATGCGGTTCGCGCGGTCGGTGACGACGCCGATGTCGTGCTCGATGAGGATGATGGTGATCCCGTCGTCGTTCAGCTCGTCCAAGAGGGCGTAGAAGGCGTCGCGCGACTCGGCGTCGACCCCCACGGTCGGCTCGTCGAGCGCGAGCAGGTCCGCGTCGCTCGCGAGGGCCCGCGCGATGTACGCGCGCTGCTTCTGCCCGCCGGACAGCTCGGTGACGAGCCGGTCGGCGAGGTCGCCGATCCCGACCGTCTCGATGGCGTCGGCGACGGCGGCGCGGTCGGCCTCGGAGAGCCGCCCGCGGCCGGCGTGCGCGAACCGGCCCATGGTGACGCACTCGCGGACCGTGACGGGCATCGCGCCGCCGCGGCTCGTCGCCTGCTGCGAGACGTAGCCGATCCGGCCGCCGTCGTCGAACTCGTCGACCGGGCGACCGAACAGCTCGACGGTCCCCTCGTCGGGCTCGTGGAGCCCGAGCATGAGGTGGAGCAGGGTCGTCTTGCCCGAGCCGTTGGGGCCGACGAGTCCGAGGAAATCGCCCGCCTCGACCGTCAGAGAGACGTCTCTCACGGCGGCGGTGTCGCCGTAGGCGAACGTCACGCCGTCGAGGTCGACGATCGCGGTCACTGCGTGTCTCCTCTCTGGGTCGGCCGAACGTTTAGCTCTTTTAGTCCGTCGCCGACGGCGGGGCAGTCGGCCGGCGGCGCCCCGTCGGGATGGCGGGTCACTGCGCCCCGAACGCCCGCTCGAACGCGGGGACGTTGACCTCGGTCATCTGTTCGAGGTAGCCGTAGCCGGCCTCGTTCCACTCCTCTGTGGTCCCGCCGGCCGGGCTGACGGGCATCGTCTCCGTGGCGTCGCTGTTCTCGACGACCGTCTCGGCGAGCCGCGGCGACTCGAAGCGGTCGTAGAGGACCGTGTCGATCCCCTCGGCGTTCACCAGTTCGATGGTGTCGGCGATCTCGCTCTGGCTCGGCTCGTTCTGCGGCGAGACGC
Above is a window of Halorubrum depositum DNA encoding:
- a CDS encoding metal ABC transporter ATP-binding protein; the encoded protein is MTAIVDLDGVTFAYGDTAAVRDVSLTVEAGDFLGLVGPNGSGKTTLLHLMLGLHEPDEGTVELFGRPVDEFDDGGRIGYVSQQATSRGGAMPVTVRECVTMGRFAHAGRGRLSEADRAAVADAIETVGIGDLADRLVTELSGGQKQRAYIARALASDADLLALDEPTVGVDAESRDAFYALLDELNDDGITIILIEHDIGVVTDRANRIACINTELYHHGDTESFVESDALSEAYGATGQVVHHHH
- a CDS encoding metal ABC transporter permease, which gives rise to MSGTETADGEGEANPTADARPERGLRRTAELAALGLTAVVAVGMLGFLLLYWAQDLPVASDLYAGFRAFGRGMDAAFGTNVFRHPIMWQSMAVGVLVGVVAPLVGSFLVHREMALIGETLAHTAFAGVAIGILVDASTGWGSSLLLVALAVAIAGALAVQWLTERTDAYGDVPIAIMLSGSFAVGTLIVSYGRGLTAINIEGYLFGNLAVVTAEGARLMGALSLVVVAGVALTYKQLLFITFDEQAARVAQLNVTGYNTLLVVLTAVVVVGAMQVLGVILVAAMLVVPVAAASQVARSFRETTYLGVIFGQLSVLGGFAVSIGLGLPSGGSIVVTAIAVYLASIALSGFSVKAISAHG